Proteins co-encoded in one Candida albicans SC5314 chromosome 3, complete sequence genomic window:
- a CDS encoding uncharacterized protein (Ortholog(s) have mRNA binding activity, role in cytoplasmic translation, poly(A)+ mRNA export from nucleus and cytosol, polysomal ribosome localization), whose product MPPKKKVNQPADKAKAKAKAKSAEDKSFGLKNKNKSKKVQQQINQMKAGIDGGLAKKKEAEAKRKAEEKKAQEEAKKEAAALFGIQQQKVPFGVDPKSILCEFFKQGLCTKGNKCKFSHDPNVGRKVVKKDLYTDSRQEEKENDTMDNWDEEKLRKVILSKHGNPKTTTEKVCKFFIEAVENGKYGWFWVCPNGGNECKYKHSLPPGFVLKTKEQKKLERLAAENEPKITLEEFLELERSKLDKSKFTPITAESFAKWKQEQTSKKESQKKEDEKRGRRVLTGREVILEKFSDKYYTEEDNGETWDLSQFKSNLPDDSDPNIKDYGDGSKAQEYYQQEDNQSESLENKDAITA is encoded by the coding sequence ATGccaccaaaaaagaaagttaaCCAACCAGCAGATAAAGCCAAAGCCAAGGCTAAGGCCAAATCTGCTGAGGACAAATCTTTTGGTTTGAAGAATAAGAACAAGTCGAAAAAAgtccaacaacaaatcaacCAAATGAAAGCCGGTATCGATGGAGGATTGGCTAAGAAGAAAGAGGCCGAAGCCAAGAGGAAAGCCGAAGAGAAGAAGGCACAAGAAGAAGCAAAAAAGGAAGCAGCAGCTTTGTTTGgtattcaacaacaaaaagtcCCCTTTGGTGTTGATCCTAAATCGATATTGtgtgaatttttcaaacaagGATTATGTACAAAAGGCAATAAATGTAAATTCAGTCATGATCCAAATGTTGGACGTAAAGTTGTCAAGAAAGATTTATACACTGATAGTagacaagaagaaaaggaaaatgaTACCATGGATAATTGggatgaagaaaaattaagaaaagTCATTTTATCCAAACATGGGAATCCAAAGACTACTACAGAGAAagtttgtaaatttttcattgaagCAGTTGAAAATGGTAAATATGGTTGGTTTTGGGTTTGTCCTAATGGTGGTAATGAATGTAAATATAAACATTCTTTACCTCCTGGATTCGTCTTGAAAACTAAAGAACAGAAGAAATTGGAAAGACTAGCGGCAGAAAATGAACCTAAAATCACTTTGGAAGAATTCCTTGAATTGGAAAGAAGTAAATTGGATAAAAGTAAATTCACACCAATCACAGCTGAATCTTTTGCCAAATGGAAACAAGAACAAACTTCCAAAAAGGAGtctcaaaaaaaagaggatGAAAAAAGAGGTAGAAGAGTACTTACAGGTAGAGAAGTTATTTTGGAGAAGTTCTCTGATAAATACTAtactgaagaagataacGGGGAAACTTGGGATTTATCACAATTCAAGTCCAACTTACCTGACGATTCAGATCCAAATATCAAAGATTACGGAGATGGATCCAAGGCTCAAgaatattatcaacaagAGGATAATCAAAGTGAAAGTCTAGAAAATAAAGACGCAATTACAGCATAa
- a CDS encoding phosphatidate phosphatase (Ortholog(s) have phosphatidate phosphatase activity, role in actin cytoskeleton organization, cellular lipid metabolic process and actin cortical patch localization), which translates to MTARDESTVPLSRRQRLMGLARNTRDNYIPKITGSVSSFASGASRAFTNTDVYDENGRILLPKDSTIQLFPSYTRHQDGKYFVDVQGWVFTPGVMNRKNRVVLSVVKQIMKQRETSRAALNSIENDSTMKQEVFNPDSASSDTESIISVDSSHSSRSSNASLNPDDVIKERLSSFFARSIPNTELSITIGSESKVDNLKQLYISTDGYGHFETTIEVPYKPSVIQASSKLVDTVFAFQDINVYSNSGIGIISDIDDTVKLTGVIGEKMVLLRNLLTNEVSSWSIPAVIKWYQNIYKRENVSFFYVSNSPWQLYNTINEYFQHTGLPPGSVHLKRYSGNIIASLLEPSSSRKRRALHKILQDFPDKKFVCIGDSGEHDLEAYVDLARSFPNRILSINIRYVEDSFSDDNDQKIYNEVIRLITLKRKEIPKTTDTLKPSANKKSLSPSADDQIEDLIDLSDASVQQTPKKLPPMVPKKPTKLKGQNMTRKPPPPPPPPPSRNRGNTLTHSYTDSVMLSPHSTTQSSLPTSPPSSSNVASDGNSIDEELPPLPPRRQTSPSINSSTSHDSELDSICNSPGFIELEEYDQKGANWIKRIISSIHQLESVDTKLNIFKDDDDAFFKSSCIELDELKK; encoded by the coding sequence ATGACTGCACGAGATGAAAGTACTGTCCCGTTGTCGAGACGTCAACGACTTATGGGCCTTGCCAGAAATACAAGAGATAATTATATTCCGAAGATCACAGGTTCAGTGAGCTCATTTGCTTCTGGAGCTTCCCGGGCTTTCACCAATACCGATGTGTATGATGAGAATGGACGAATATTATTGCCCAAGGATTCCACAATTCAACTATTCCCCTCGTATACTAGACACCAGGATGGgaaatattttgttgatgttcAAGGCTGGGTTTTCACTCCCGGGGTCATGAATAGAAAGAATCGAGTGGTATTGTCAGTTGTCAAACAAATCATGAAACAAAGAGAAACGTCTAGAGCAGCTTTGAATAGCATAGAAAATGACAGTACTATGAAACAAGAAGTATTCAATCCAGATTCGGCAAGTTCAGATACAGAATCTATTATATCAGTGGACTCTTCTCATAGTTCAAGAAGTTCTAATGCATCACTCAATCCTGATGACGTTATCAAAGAAAGATTATCGAGCTTTTTTGCAAGGTCAATACCAAATACAGAGTTATCGATAACCATTGGATCAGAAAGCAAGGTTGACAATTTGAAGCAGCTATATATTTCAACTGATGGGTATGGCCATTTTGAAACTACCATTGAAGTGCCGTATAAGCCGTCAGTTATCCAAGCATCATCGAAATTAGTTGACACGGTATTTGCTTTCCAAGATATCAATGTTTATTCCAATTCTGGAATTGGGATAATTAGTGATATCGATGATACAGTTAAATTAACTGGGGTCATTGGAGAGAAGATGGTTTTATTGAGAAACTTATTGACTAATGAGGTCAGTCTGTGGAGTATACCAGCAGTAATTAAATGGTACCAAAATATCTACAAACGAGAAAATGTCAGTTTCTTTTATGTTTCCAATTCTCCATGGCAACTTTATAATACTATAAACGAATATTTTCAACACACTGGATTGCCTCCTGGGTCTGTGCATTTGAAAAGATATAGCGGGAACATAATAGCATCATTATTGGAACCTTCATCgtcaagaaaaagaagagcCTTGCACAAGATTTTGCAGGATTTCCCtgataaaaaatttgtgtGTATTGGAGATTCTGGTGAGCATGATTTGGAGGCATATGTCGATTTGGCTAGAAGTTTCCCGAATAGAATCTTATCCATCAACATCCGATATGTGGAAGACTCCTTTtctgatgataatgatcaGAAAATTTACAATGAAGTAATACGGTTAATCACTCTCAAACGAAAGGAGATACCAAAGACAACAGACACCTTGAAACCCAGTGCCAACAAGAAAAGTTTATCTCCATCTGCAGATGATCAAATAGAGGATTTGATAGATTTATCCGATGCATCTGTTCAACAGACACCAAAGAAACTCCCGCCTATGGTTCCGAAAAAGCCAACGAAATTAAAAGGGCAAAATATGACTAGAAAACCACCTCCTCCACCGCCACCTCCTCCATCACGAAATAGAGGCAATACCCTAACTCATTCATACACTGATAGTGTCATGTTATCACCCCATTCAACTACTCAATCACTGTTGCCAACTTCACCCCCATCTTCTTCCAACGTTGCTTCGGATGGTAACTCTATCGACGAAGAACTACCACCGTTACCCCCTAGACGACAAACTTCCCCTAGTATTAACTCAAGCACTTCACATGATAGTGAATTAGACAGTATTTGCAATTCGCCCGGATTTATTGAACTTGAAGAATACGATCAAAAAGGTGCTAATTGGATTAAACGAATCATATCCTCGattcatcaattggaaAGTGTTGACACGAAACTCAACATTTTTAAAGATGACGACGATGCTTTCTTCAAGAGTTCTTGTATCGAATtagatgaattgaaaaagtag